A region of Streptomyces cinnamoneus DNA encodes the following proteins:
- the tig gene encoding trigger factor, which produces MKSAVETLNPTRVRLTVEVPFEELKPSLDAAYKKINQQVTVKGFRQGKIPARVIDQRFGRGAVLEEAVNDALPKLYTEAVNEAELNPLGQPEVDITELKDGELLAFTAEVDIRPALEIPDYSGIEVTVDAVEVTDEDLEKSVEQLRERFATTSPVERAAAEGDIVTVDLEAKVEGEVLEDGVASDVDYTIGSGQLLEGIDDAVTGLEAGGTATFTSELKGGSAEGKEAEITVVVKAVKARELPELDDDFAQMASEFDTLDELKADSRKRLERMKKFDQATQAQEKVLEELLKLVEVPMPEKLLADEVNTRKHNLEHHQLGQIGMTLDKYLEMQGKSAEEFEAELKEQAEKGIKTQFVLDEIVNKEKVSVGQEELTEHLMRRAQSSGMAPDQFAQAVVEQGQVPMLVGEVARGKALATVVEAATVKDSNGEVVDLEDEDETETAVETVEAAEAGDEKTEA; this is translated from the coding sequence GTGAAGAGCGCCGTGGAGACCCTGAACCCGACTCGGGTTCGGCTCACTGTCGAGGTGCCCTTCGAGGAGCTCAAGCCCAGCCTCGACGCGGCGTACAAGAAGATCAACCAGCAGGTCACGGTGAAGGGCTTCCGCCAGGGCAAGATCCCGGCCCGCGTCATCGACCAGCGCTTCGGCCGTGGTGCGGTGCTGGAGGAGGCCGTCAACGACGCCCTTCCCAAGCTCTACACCGAGGCCGTCAACGAGGCCGAGCTGAACCCGCTGGGTCAGCCCGAGGTCGACATCACCGAGCTGAAGGACGGCGAGCTGCTGGCCTTCACCGCCGAGGTCGACATCCGCCCGGCCCTGGAGATCCCGGACTACTCCGGCATCGAGGTCACCGTCGACGCCGTCGAGGTCACCGACGAGGACCTTGAGAAGTCCGTCGAGCAGCTCCGTGAGCGCTTCGCCACCACCTCGCCGGTCGAGCGCGCCGCCGCCGAGGGCGACATCGTCACCGTCGACCTGGAGGCCAAGGTCGAGGGCGAGGTGCTGGAGGACGGCGTCGCCAGCGACGTCGACTACACCATCGGCTCCGGCCAGCTCCTCGAGGGCATCGACGACGCCGTGACGGGCCTGGAGGCCGGTGGCACCGCCACCTTCACCTCCGAGCTCAAGGGCGGCTCCGCCGAGGGCAAGGAGGCCGAGATCACGGTCGTCGTCAAGGCCGTCAAGGCCCGCGAACTGCCCGAGCTGGACGACGACTTCGCCCAGATGGCCAGCGAGTTCGACACCCTCGACGAGCTGAAGGCGGACAGCCGTAAGCGCCTTGAGCGGATGAAGAAGTTCGACCAGGCCACCCAGGCCCAGGAGAAGGTCCTCGAGGAGCTGCTGAAGCTCGTCGAGGTCCCGATGCCGGAGAAGCTGCTCGCGGACGAGGTCAACACCCGCAAGCACAACCTGGAGCACCACCAGCTGGGCCAGATCGGCATGACCCTGGACAAGTACCTGGAGATGCAGGGCAAGTCCGCCGAGGAGTTCGAGGCCGAGCTCAAGGAGCAGGCCGAGAAGGGCATCAAGACCCAGTTCGTCCTCGACGAGATCGTCAACAAGGAGAAGGTCTCCGTCGGCCAGGAGGAGCTCACCGAGCACCTCATGCGCCGTGCGCAGTCCTCGGGCATGGCCCCCGACCAGTTCGCCCAGGCCGTCGTCGAGCAGGGCCAGGTCCCGATGCTCGTCGGTGAGGTCGCCCGCGGCAAGGCGCTCGCCACCGTCGTCGAGGCCGCCACGGTCAAGGACTCCAACGGCGAGGTCGTCGACCTCGAGGACGAGGACGAGACCGAGACCGCCGTCGAGACGGTCGAGGCCGCCGAG
- a CDS encoding acyltransferase family protein, with protein sequence MSPTATPATVATAPLSRPAEAPAGTPTPAARDPFFDNAKYLAIVLVVLGHAWQPLTYTSRAATALYMLVYAFHMPAFILISGYFSRGFDMSPAKVKRLMTSIVVPYVIFEVAYTWFQHWGEDAPPEPISLLNPYYLNWFLAALFVWRLTTPVWKVLRWPVPVAFVIAVLAAVCPDLGADFDLQRVFQFLPFFVIGLRMKRSHFELVDRRWVRIAAVPAFAAALGAAYWLAPTWDDGWLFHNYSVQELHAPLWMAPVMVFALFGVAAVLTAGFLAWVPRRTTWFTALGGGTLYGFLLHGFLIKLSRWQEWYEAADWIRSPAGLVVVTVLAVTMISVLCSAPVRRVFRYVVEPRMDWAFRAEAGRKPAAP encoded by the coding sequence ATGTCCCCCACCGCCACTCCCGCCACGGTGGCCACCGCTCCCCTGTCACGTCCCGCCGAGGCCCCTGCCGGGACCCCCACCCCGGCGGCGCGCGACCCCTTCTTCGACAACGCGAAGTATCTGGCGATCGTCCTGGTCGTCCTCGGTCACGCGTGGCAGCCGCTGACGTACACCAGCCGTGCCGCGACCGCGCTGTACATGCTCGTGTACGCCTTCCACATGCCGGCCTTCATCCTTATTTCGGGCTACTTCTCCCGCGGCTTCGACATGAGTCCGGCCAAGGTCAAACGGCTGATGACGAGCATCGTGGTGCCGTACGTGATCTTCGAGGTCGCGTACACCTGGTTCCAGCACTGGGGGGAGGACGCGCCCCCCGAGCCGATCTCGCTGCTCAATCCCTACTACCTCAACTGGTTCCTGGCCGCGCTCTTCGTCTGGCGGCTGACCACGCCCGTCTGGAAGGTCCTCCGGTGGCCCGTGCCGGTCGCCTTCGTGATCGCGGTGCTCGCCGCCGTCTGCCCGGACCTGGGCGCCGACTTCGACCTGCAGCGCGTGTTCCAGTTCCTGCCGTTCTTCGTCATCGGGCTGCGCATGAAGCGCTCGCACTTCGAGCTGGTGGACCGGCGCTGGGTGCGGATCGCCGCGGTCCCCGCCTTCGCGGCGGCGCTGGGCGCGGCGTACTGGCTGGCGCCGACCTGGGACGACGGCTGGCTCTTCCACAACTACAGCGTCCAGGAGCTGCACGCGCCGCTCTGGATGGCGCCCGTCATGGTCTTCGCCCTGTTCGGCGTCGCCGCCGTGCTCACGGCCGGCTTCCTCGCCTGGGTGCCGCGCCGGACGACGTGGTTCACCGCGCTCGGCGGCGGCACCCTCTACGGGTTCCTGCTGCACGGCTTCCTGATCAAGCTCTCGCGCTGGCAGGAGTGGTACGAGGCCGCCGACTGGATCCGCAGCCCCGCCGGCCTGGTCGTGGTGACCGTCCTCGCCGTCACGATGATCAGCGTGCTGTGCAGCGCTCCCGTCCGGCGGGTCTTCCGCTACGTCGTGGAGCCCCGGATGGACTGGGCCTTCCGCGCGGAGGCCGGCCGCAAGCCCGCCGCCCCGTAG
- a CDS encoding MinD/ParA family ATP-binding protein — translation MSQDEDWQKDVLRSLRGLTEGPGEATEATEPPRPVAPPAGPPAQAVQPVPPARPPAGPPPRPLPTPVTMELPLPAELVKGKPLSGDSAARRTSRSLRRLVGSSATRDVEEATRTAQALQQPLTTGRQIVVTSIRGGAGKTTVTALLGRTYAHYRQDPVLMLEADAVLGTLPARLGVTKVRWTTSDLARILDPSMQLTDVVGYLVQAPGRGWLLPGSQGRVGNRLELAEYRAAMVALRRYFGVTVVDCDTLPSELSRTALSAAQARVLVTPATAEGVTSTRAVLDWMASVPRPRMLPGTVVVLTASSPHTTLDVAAASEHLRLDGVKVLALPYDRHLAGGGPVRTDLLGQGTREAVTELAAEVLTSAMSRRPSSSDR, via the coding sequence ATGTCCCAGGACGAGGACTGGCAGAAAGACGTCCTGCGCAGCCTGCGCGGGCTGACGGAAGGGCCCGGGGAGGCCACGGAGGCGACGGAGCCCCCACGGCCCGTAGCGCCGCCCGCCGGGCCCCCGGCGCAGGCCGTGCAGCCCGTACCGCCCGCACGGCCACCCGCCGGCCCCCCGCCCCGGCCGCTGCCCACGCCGGTGACCATGGAACTGCCCCTGCCGGCCGAGCTGGTCAAGGGCAAGCCGCTCAGCGGCGACTCCGCGGCCCGCCGCACCTCCCGCTCGCTGCGCCGCCTGGTCGGCTCCTCCGCCACCCGCGACGTGGAGGAGGCCACCCGCACCGCGCAGGCGCTGCAACAGCCGCTGACCACGGGCCGGCAGATCGTCGTCACCAGCATCCGCGGCGGCGCCGGCAAGACCACCGTCACCGCGCTGCTGGGACGCACGTACGCGCACTACCGCCAGGACCCGGTGCTGATGCTGGAGGCGGACGCCGTCCTGGGCACCCTGCCGGCGAGGCTCGGGGTCACCAAGGTGCGCTGGACCACCAGCGACCTGGCCCGGATCCTGGACCCGTCGATGCAGCTGACCGACGTCGTCGGCTACCTCGTCCAGGCGCCCGGGCGCGGGTGGCTGCTGCCCGGCAGCCAGGGCCGCGTCGGCAACCGGCTGGAGCTGGCGGAGTACCGCGCGGCGATGGTGGCGCTGCGCCGCTACTTCGGCGTCACCGTGGTCGACTGCGACACCCTGCCGAGCGAGCTGTCCCGCACCGCCCTCTCGGCGGCCCAGGCACGCGTCCTCGTCACCCCGGCCACCGCCGAGGGCGTCACCAGCACCCGTGCCGTCCTGGACTGGATGGCCTCCGTGCCGCGGCCGAGGATGCTGCCCGGAACCGTCGTGGTCCTCACCGCGTCGTCCCCCCACACGACCCTCGACGTGGCCGCCGCCAGCGAGCACCTGCGGCTCGACGGCGTCAAGGTGCTCGCCCTCCCGTACGACCGGCACCTTGCCGGCGGCGGTCCCGTCCGCACCGATCTGCTGGGCCAGGGCACCCGAGAGGCCGTCACCGAACTGGCAGCCGAAGTCCTCACCAGCGCCATGAGCAGGCGCCCGTCGAGCAGCGACCGATAA
- the eccCa gene encoding type VII secretion protein EccCa, producing the protein MTTRIVHRPARTTRPLPVPEARTIEPPPNLPEGKAGGALHSLMPIAGVLSSVVMMTVVRNSQFAALGAIVLVVTVVGSVGMLLSQRGKAQRTRRQQRERYLEYLEELREELGAEERERREAARVLDPPPEALYDVVRDPARLWERRRLDGDFLRVRVGTGRVPVRELAVGRPGGGVLTPPDRFMLNEAGALKSRFSTAADLPLTVPLDRAGDVSVVGDREGVLRVARALLTQTAVAHAPDDVAVALACPGDRMAAWDWLKWLPHTLDPEEHDGPVAARRIAPSLAALGALTGRDLRRRAAYAAEVRRGLSGRDALGMASRLLVVSDGYGEDATELPRPDEAVALPDMGVTVLHLVAERVQEPGHVAVRVTVDGDQVHIEDLRGAVPSSARGTADPATAAGAEGLARLLAPLRLSAETLVDAPLSGPVGFTELLGIDDPAALDVRALWQRRGERAFLRVPIGVGDGREAVLLDLKESSELGMGPHGLCVGATGSGKSELLRTLVLALVATHPPEDLAMVLVDYKGGATFAPFAGLPHVAGVITNLENQAGLVERVHSSLAGEVQRRQRVLKDAGNVADIGHYAALRETRPDLEPLPHLFVVIDEFGELLTAKPDFIDLFLSIGRIGRSIGVHLLLSSQRIEGGKLKGLDTYLSYRLGLRTFSADESRTVLDTTDAFNLPPIPGFGYLKVDVSAYERFKAGFVSGPHRGPARTTGEDTAPAVLPYPAYNTLAAPGAGPEGSGPAMRHRDPGPTVLSVMVDQLRDAAPPTRAIWLPPLPRAVTLDGCAGPVRADAHGLRLAARPGPMKVPLGLLDDPARQRQGQWILDLGVAGGHAAVIGGPQSGKTTLLRTLVLSLAMTHTPRDVAVYGLDLVGGGLAALAGLPHVGGVAGRADRERAARTVEEVRGMLAEREELFREHGIDSLERLRELRAEGRLPELPSTEVVLVIDGFGALRDDFDGAFTQIEDAVTDLLKRGGGYGVHVVASMLRWNDVRIATQATFGTRVELRLNDPADSSVDRKLAETLSPDEPGRALTDGKLFAQTALPRIDSLATTSELGAAVEQAAAAIRSSWPGDGARRVRVLPHRVPAAALPSPAAEPNRVPVGLDQSALAPVLLDLFKRDQHLVILGDSECGKTNLLRLVAQGLMRRYSDEEMVFAVMDPRRGLRKLVPEPYRGGYAHHAKVCGGLAAGIATELEKRMPDDLASQDSLESGTWFTGPRVVVLVDDYDILTTAGQQPLAPFLPFIPSAQDIGLHFVVTRRVAGASRALYEPFLMGLRESGTTAVVMTGDRQEGQLFPGVYADAQPPGRGTLVRRGEPVRLIQTALAEDDH; encoded by the coding sequence ATGACCACCCGCATAGTCCACCGCCCTGCCCGCACCACCCGTCCGCTGCCGGTCCCCGAGGCGCGCACCATCGAGCCGCCGCCCAACCTGCCCGAGGGCAAAGCGGGCGGCGCCCTGCACTCCCTCATGCCGATCGCCGGCGTGCTCAGCTCCGTCGTCATGATGACGGTCGTCCGCAACAGCCAGTTCGCGGCGCTGGGCGCGATCGTGCTCGTCGTCACCGTCGTCGGCTCGGTCGGCATGCTGCTCTCCCAGCGCGGCAAGGCCCAGCGCACCCGCCGCCAGCAGCGCGAGCGCTACCTGGAGTACCTCGAAGAGCTCCGAGAGGAGCTCGGCGCCGAGGAGCGCGAGCGCCGCGAGGCCGCACGCGTCCTCGACCCGCCGCCCGAGGCGCTGTACGACGTCGTGCGCGACCCGGCCCGGCTGTGGGAGCGGCGCCGCCTGGACGGCGACTTCCTGCGCGTGCGCGTGGGCACCGGCCGGGTGCCCGTACGGGAGCTGGCCGTCGGCCGGCCCGGCGGGGGCGTGCTCACCCCGCCCGACCGCTTCATGCTCAACGAGGCCGGGGCGCTGAAGAGCCGCTTCTCCACCGCGGCCGACCTGCCGCTGACCGTCCCCCTCGACCGGGCCGGCGATGTCAGCGTCGTCGGCGACCGCGAGGGCGTGCTCCGCGTGGCTCGCGCCCTGCTCACCCAGACCGCCGTCGCCCACGCCCCCGACGACGTCGCCGTCGCCCTCGCCTGCCCCGGCGACCGCATGGCCGCGTGGGACTGGCTGAAGTGGCTGCCCCACACCCTCGACCCCGAGGAGCACGACGGCCCCGTCGCCGCCCGCCGCATCGCCCCCTCCCTCGCCGCCCTCGGCGCTCTGACGGGCCGCGACCTGCGCCGGCGCGCCGCCTATGCCGCCGAGGTGCGCCGCGGGCTGTCCGGCAGGGACGCCCTCGGCATGGCGAGCCGCCTGCTGGTCGTCAGCGACGGCTACGGCGAGGACGCCACCGAACTGCCCCGCCCCGACGAGGCCGTGGCCCTGCCGGACATGGGCGTCACCGTGCTGCACCTCGTCGCCGAACGCGTCCAGGAGCCGGGTCACGTCGCCGTGCGCGTCACCGTCGACGGCGACCAGGTCCACATCGAGGACCTCCGCGGCGCCGTGCCCTCGTCCGCCCGGGGCACCGCCGACCCGGCCACCGCCGCCGGCGCCGAGGGGCTGGCCCGGCTGCTCGCCCCGCTGCGCCTGTCCGCCGAGACCCTCGTGGACGCGCCCCTGTCCGGCCCCGTCGGCTTCACCGAACTCCTCGGCATCGACGACCCGGCCGCCCTCGACGTGCGCGCCCTGTGGCAGCGGCGCGGCGAACGCGCCTTCCTGCGCGTGCCCATCGGCGTCGGCGACGGCCGCGAGGCGGTCCTGCTCGACCTCAAGGAGTCCTCCGAACTCGGCATGGGCCCCCACGGCCTGTGCGTCGGCGCCACCGGCTCCGGCAAGAGCGAACTCCTGCGCACCCTCGTCCTCGCCCTGGTGGCCACCCACCCGCCGGAGGACCTCGCGATGGTCCTCGTCGACTACAAGGGCGGCGCCACCTTCGCGCCCTTCGCCGGCCTGCCGCACGTCGCCGGCGTCATCACCAACCTGGAGAACCAGGCCGGCCTCGTCGAGCGCGTCCACTCCTCGCTCGCCGGCGAGGTGCAGCGCCGCCAGCGGGTCCTCAAGGACGCCGGCAACGTCGCCGACATCGGCCACTACGCCGCCCTGCGCGAGACCCGCCCCGACCTGGAGCCGCTGCCGCACCTCTTCGTCGTCATCGACGAGTTCGGCGAACTGCTCACCGCCAAGCCCGACTTCATCGACCTCTTCCTGTCCATCGGCCGCATCGGCCGCTCCATCGGCGTGCACCTGCTGCTCTCCAGCCAGCGCATCGAGGGCGGCAAGCTCAAGGGCCTGGACACCTACCTCTCCTACCGGCTGGGCCTGCGCACCTTCTCCGCCGACGAGTCCCGCACGGTCCTCGACACCACCGACGCCTTCAACCTGCCGCCCATCCCCGGCTTCGGCTACCTGAAGGTCGACGTCAGCGCCTACGAGCGGTTCAAGGCCGGCTTCGTCTCCGGCCCCCACCGCGGCCCCGCCCGGACCACCGGCGAGGACACCGCGCCGGCCGTCCTGCCCTACCCGGCCTACAACACCCTCGCCGCGCCCGGGGCGGGACCGGAGGGGAGCGGGCCGGCCATGCGCCACCGCGACCCCGGCCCCACGGTCCTGTCCGTCATGGTCGACCAGCTGCGCGACGCCGCCCCGCCCACCCGCGCCATCTGGCTGCCGCCGCTGCCGCGGGCGGTCACCCTCGACGGCTGCGCCGGACCCGTCCGGGCCGACGCCCACGGCCTGCGGCTCGCCGCACGGCCCGGCCCCATGAAGGTGCCGCTCGGCCTGCTCGACGACCCGGCCAGGCAGCGGCAGGGCCAGTGGATCCTCGACCTCGGCGTCGCCGGCGGCCACGCCGCCGTCATCGGCGGCCCCCAGTCCGGCAAGACCACCCTCCTGCGCACCCTCGTGCTGTCCCTCGCGATGACGCACACCCCGCGCGACGTCGCGGTCTACGGCCTCGACCTCGTCGGCGGCGGCCTCGCCGCCCTGGCCGGGCTGCCGCACGTCGGAGGCGTCGCCGGCCGGGCCGACCGCGAGCGCGCCGCCCGCACGGTCGAGGAAGTGCGCGGCATGCTCGCCGAACGCGAGGAGCTCTTCCGCGAGCACGGCATCGACTCCCTGGAGCGGCTGCGCGAGCTGCGCGCCGAGGGCCGCCTGCCGGAGCTGCCCTCCACCGAGGTCGTCCTCGTCATCGACGGTTTCGGCGCCCTGCGCGACGACTTCGACGGGGCGTTCACCCAGATCGAGGACGCCGTCACCGACCTCCTCAAGCGCGGCGGCGGCTACGGCGTCCACGTCGTGGCCTCCATGCTCCGCTGGAACGACGTCCGCATCGCCACCCAGGCCACCTTCGGCACCCGCGTCGAGCTGCGCCTGAACGACCCCGCCGACAGCAGCGTCGACCGCAAGCTCGCCGAGACGCTGTCCCCCGACGAGCCGGGCCGCGCGCTCACCGACGGCAAGCTCTTCGCCCAGACGGCGCTGCCCCGCATCGACTCCCTGGCCACCACCTCCGAGCTGGGCGCGGCCGTCGAGCAGGCCGCCGCGGCGATCCGCTCGTCCTGGCCGGGCGACGGCGCCCGCCGGGTCCGGGTGCTGCCCCACCGCGTCCCGGCCGCCGCACTGCCCTCGCCGGCGGCCGAGCCGAACCGGGTGCCGGTCGGGCTCGACCAGAGCGCGCTGGCGCCCGTGCTCCTGGACCTGTTCAAGCGCGACCAGCACCTGGTGATCCTGGGCGACAGCGAGTGTGGGAAGACCAACCTGCTGCGGCTCGTCGCCCAGGGGCTCATGCGGCGCTACAGCGACGAGGAGATGGTCTTCGCCGTCATGGACCCGCGGCGCGGCCTGCGCAAGCTGGTGCCCGAGCCGTACCGCGGCGGGTACGCGCACCACGCCAAGGTGTGTGGGGGACTGGCCGCGGGCATCGCCACCGAGCTGGAGAAGCGGATGCCGGACGACCTGGCGAGCCAGGATTCCCTGGAGTCGGGCACCTGGTTCACCGGGCCGCGCGTCGTCGTCCTCGTCGACGACTACGACATCCTCACGACCGCCGGGCAGCAGCCGCTCGCCCCGTTCCTGCCGTTCATCCCCTCAGCGCAGGACATCGGCCTGCACTTCGTGGTCACCCGCCGGGTGGCCGGCGCCTCCCGGGCGCTGTACGAACCGTTCCTGATGGGCCTGCGCGAGAGCGGCACGACGGCCGTCGTCATGACCGGCGACCGTCAGGAGGGCCAGCTCTTCCCCGGCGTGTACGCCGACGCCCAGCCGCCGGGCAGGGGCACGCTCGTGCGCCGCGGCGAGCCCGTCCGGCTGATCCAGACGGCACTGGCCGAGGACGACCACTGA
- the eccD gene encoding type VII secretion integral membrane protein EccD produces the protein MVNVGVDRRTELSRVTLVGDRRRVDLVLPADEPIGLLLPDVLRLLDDKAGERPAARHLITADGTVLPQDGTLAGAGVPDGALLRLVRVHDAPSAPVVHDVTDEVAEDLDVRAWRWRPEAREWTAVLAAVGLAVTTGVLARTGLGGGAVAAPLMVAAALAAAVGAVVAKAVSAGRTLGTALMLTGGALGTLAAWTAADAHAWPGVARLASVAAVLAVTLTLLGLFSRLGRGGLIGAGAVAAGTAAWEAVAAFQSDPARLGTVMAVVSVVVLGLLPRLALTSAGLTALDDSRSGGASVSRHRVETALVATHRGLALATVAVAGSATAGGLLAVAEAPTAWTVTLTAVLAVVLLSRARAFPLVAEVVALLAAGLLLLVRLAVLWIDHTHGGVYGPLAALWLATLVPLGVLAVRPPEHVRVRLRRAVDLVETTGVIALFPLAVGVFGVYVRLLHQF, from the coding sequence GTGGTGAACGTGGGGGTCGATCGGCGTACGGAATTGAGCAGGGTGACCCTCGTCGGCGACCGCCGTCGAGTAGACCTCGTTCTGCCCGCGGACGAACCGATCGGGCTGCTGCTGCCCGACGTCCTGCGGCTGTTGGACGACAAGGCCGGTGAACGCCCGGCCGCCCGGCACCTGATCACGGCTGACGGTACGGTTCTGCCGCAGGACGGCACCCTCGCCGGGGCCGGCGTGCCCGACGGCGCGTTGCTGCGGCTCGTGCGCGTCCACGACGCGCCCTCCGCCCCCGTCGTGCACGACGTCACCGACGAGGTCGCCGAGGACCTGGACGTACGGGCCTGGCGCTGGCGCCCCGAGGCGCGGGAGTGGACCGCGGTCCTGGCCGCCGTCGGGCTGGCCGTGACCACGGGCGTGCTCGCGCGCACCGGACTCGGCGGGGGAGCCGTCGCCGCCCCCCTCATGGTGGCCGCCGCCCTCGCGGCCGCCGTCGGCGCGGTCGTCGCGAAGGCCGTCAGCGCCGGCCGGACCCTGGGAACGGCCCTCATGCTCACCGGTGGTGCCCTCGGCACGCTCGCCGCCTGGACCGCCGCCGACGCCCACGCCTGGCCGGGCGTCGCGCGACTGGCATCGGTCGCCGCCGTGCTCGCCGTCACCCTGACCCTGCTCGGCCTGTTCTCCCGGCTCGGACGGGGCGGGCTGATCGGCGCCGGAGCCGTCGCCGCGGGCACCGCCGCGTGGGAGGCCGTCGCGGCGTTCCAGAGCGACCCGGCGCGCCTCGGCACCGTCATGGCCGTCGTCTCGGTCGTGGTCCTCGGTCTGCTCCCGCGCCTCGCGCTGACGTCGGCCGGTCTGACCGCGCTCGACGACAGCCGCTCCGGCGGTGCCTCCGTCAGCCGGCACCGGGTCGAGACGGCGCTGGTGGCCACCCACCGGGGCCTGGCCCTGGCCACGGTCGCGGTCGCCGGGTCCGCCACGGCGGGCGGGCTGCTGGCCGTGGCCGAGGCCCCCACCGCGTGGACCGTCACCCTCACGGCCGTGCTCGCCGTCGTCCTGCTCTCCCGCGCCCGGGCGTTCCCGCTGGTGGCCGAGGTGGTGGCGCTGCTGGCCGCGGGCCTGCTGCTGCTCGTCCGCCTCGCCGTGCTGTGGATCGACCACACCCACGGCGGGGTGTACGGGCCGCTCGCCGCGCTCTGGCTGGCGACGCTCGTGCCGCTCGGCGTCCTCGCCGTCCGGCCGCCGGAGCACGTGCGCGTGCGGCTGCGCCGTGCCGTGGACCTGGTCGAGACCACCGGCGTGATCGCCCTGTTCCCGCTCGCGGTCGGGGTGTTCGGCGTGTACGTACGCCTGCTCCACCAGTTCTAG